In the Thermogemmatispora onikobensis genome, CTCCGTCCAGTAGCTGCACCCGGACGCTGACCTTCCCCGCCACGTCCTGCCCTGTCCTTGCGCTTCCAGTGTTGAGAGCCTGTCAGGTGGCACTCCTGACAGAGAGGCCTCCTCAAGTCGCGTTCCTCTCGACTCTCTAAGGAGATGCAATTAGAGTATAGCACTCTATTGAATAGATATCAATGATCTAAATGGCAAAGTGTTAAGAATATGCAAAATAGAGGCATTCATGCACGTCCATAAGAGGGGCAGAGGAGAATCACCCCCGAGACGCAGGCCGGGGAAAAGCACTGGTAGACCCGGTCAGGCTCAGTTCGTCGGCTACCCCGCCTGATCAAGCAGGGCCGAGAGTCTAGGCCAAGGTTCGTTGGTTGGTTAGCGAGGTGGCCGGCTGGCTGACTGACCTCACAGGCTCCCTGGATGGGAAGCACGGCGCACCTGGAAGAAAGCCAGTACCCGGACGGCTCTCTGACTGGGGTTGCTCCGACTCAAAGCTTAGAGCCTGAAGGGGAGCCAGCGCAGAGGGGGAAAGACCTGCTCGACAATCGAAAAATGATCGTAGTAGTCGCTCTGCCGCAGGATCAGACCATTTCTGACCAGGAAGATGCTGACGCCATCAACTTGAAAAGGGCGTGAGAGCCAGGACTGCTTCAGGAGACGTGGCGTTGTGCCGGAGGCGATCCAGCAGACTGCCGCCTGCCCTTCCCCAAAGAAGCGGCGCGTCGGCGTATACTGGATGGTCGGCATACTGCTGAACCGCTGACTAAACCAGCGCGCAATCTCTTGATGGCCGCGACGCGCATGGCGCATACCCGTGTCAAAGAGTTCAGCGCTCTCATGATAGAGGGCAACAAGCTCATCGACGTCATGAGCATTGAAGGCGACGATCCAGCGATTGATGAGAATAGGTAGCTCCATGCCTGCAGGCACAGGACCACTGTGCTCAAAGCCGTCTCGGTTGGTTCGCACGCCACTTTCTCCTCTGCTTCTCTCTGGCTGGCAGCTCTCGGATGGGGTCATCCTCGTGCTCTGTATTGTAGCGCAGGAGGACGATAAGGACAAATACTCTGGTCAATTGAATTGGGAGCTGCGTCGAGTGTGGTCGCCTGTCGCCTATCTTTACCTGCCTATCCACCGGCCTTCTTCGCTGACCTCTCCTACCGAGCGAGCAAGACCCAATCAGGACGAAAGCCAGGAGGAAACGGCGAGCGAGAGGACGCAAGCCTCATCGGTCGCCGCCTTCTTCGCTGGCGAGGGCAGGAGAAAGGAATTTGCCATTCTCATACTGTCCAGGCAAGGTGCTGAGGGGAGTCCGTCACTGGATGCGGGCGCAATGACAGGGAACTGGGATACGATCTTTTTGCCGCCCCCAACCAGCTTCCCGGCCAGAACCGCGATTAGCAGGAGGACGTTCATTACCAGTTTCCACCGGCGATGCCGTCTTCTCTGATGGGAGCGCTTCCCGTGGGCTTCGGCAGCGGAGACCGAGGGCCGCATGGGAGACGTTCCTTTTTTCACTTCTGCGCTTGCGCGCTTACCAGTCGGCGAAGACAGAGAGACGCCTGTCTCGTCCCCGTCCCCGTCCCCGCTCGACCTCTTGCGAGAGGTCGCCAGCGTAGCGAGCGAGGCAGGCATCTCGCTGTTTACTGCAATCTCTCTCCGTGCAGGTCTGTAAGCGCCTCCCCGCGGCCAGGTCAGATGCTTTCAGAAGAAGAGGCTGATTTGATTGTAGACAGCGCGAATGTTCTGCGGCGTGCCGGCGTATTCCTGGGCACCAGTGGCCGCGGCGATCGACTTGAGGGCGTCTACATCGGCATCGTCGCCATAGGCGATCGTGAAGACTTTGATACCCCTGCCGGCATCTTCTCCTTCCGGCGTAATGCGCTGGAGTAGCTTATCTCGTGAGAGTTGACTGACGTTATCCTGCCCATCGGTCAGGACGACAACGGCTTTGATGTCATCGGTGGCAAAACTATTGAGCGCCTGCACTTGCTC is a window encoding:
- a CDS encoding nuclear transport factor 2 family protein, whose translation is MRTNRDGFEHSGPVPAGMELPILINRWIVAFNAHDVDELVALYHESAELFDTGMRHARRGHQEIARWFSQRFSSMPTIQYTPTRRFFGEGQAAVCWIASGTTPRLLKQSWLSRPFQVDGVSIFLVRNGLILRQSDYYDHFSIVEQVFPPLRWLPFRL